GTTTAAACCTTCACTAGCGGCATATTCAGCACTGAATTTATCCCCAAACCCTAATAAATTATCGTGGGCAATAAATACAGTCCCTTGTTCTGAACCAACGCTAGGTGATTGGTCATTTGCAAATATTACCCCAGCGTGGAATGCTGGCGCTTCGGTAATTGTTACCTGTAAAATATTGTTACCTGGGGTGCTACCTGCGGTTAACTCGGCATTGACTCGTTTAATGGCAGGGTCAAGTTGTAATAATTGCAACGCTTCTTCGAGATGTTTTTGATTTAAAGGCTTACCTGCCAAGCGTGCAATCCGGGAACGCACATAAGCAGTTTGCAATCTTTTTAACCCTAAGATGGAAATTCCTTCAAGTTCGCCTTCCACAACTTGGATTTGCACAACACCGCTAGCAATATCTTGATTGTTGGGAATAAATGCACCACTGGTAACATAGCCATTATCAACGTAGAGTTTGGTGATTTGCGATCGCAGTTGCAATAATTGCTCAAATGTGATCTTTGTATTTTCTAATGGTTGTTTTAACTTGATGATTTCATCTTTTAAAACAGAATAGCCTGTAACTTGAATTTCTTTGACAAAAAAACTTTCGCCGCTAGGAAAGGTGGTATTAGGTAGATTTTCCGGTTGGGGTGATGGGAGTATAGGAACAGTTGGTGCTGGTGGAGTGGGAGGAATATTTGGTGATGGTGATGGTTGAGGAATGGTTTCTTCCACTTTTCCCGGAATATTGGGGGGAATTGTGATTCCAGATGGGGGTGTCGATTGGGCAAATGCTGCAAGTTGAGTGATGCTGATGCAAGAAAATAAGATGAAAAAAAGCTGTTGAAACCGGAGGTAGAAACCCATTGTTTATATTATGGTTTGTAAAAATTGTCAAATATATTGTCTAAGTTTTTGCAAGTTGTTATCAGGTATCTAAGAGGCTAAAATACTCGTATATCGGACTTGTATTTACAGCTATTTTCAGGTAGATATACCACGCGGTAGGGGCACAGCATTGCTCATAGGTCGTCAACTTAAGCTAGGAATAGCTTAACTGTTGGCTTCATCACCCACCTTGAACTAAAGTTTTTTGGCTTTTAGCTAAAGTCTACTGAAGTAGACTAAAGATTTTTGGGTATTTAGTCATCTTTAGATGACTTTTGCTATTAGCAAGGAACTGAAGTTCCCTGCGGGACATCATTTTTGCGTTAAGTTGACACCAATGAGCATTGCTGTACCCTGACGACAGATGTAGTTCAAATACATAAAAACTACTGTAAGTAATCAAGCAGACATGATGTTAGCAGAACCTCTAAAATTGTGTTTTTAGACTATAGCTGAGAACACAATATAATTATTTAATTAAAATACCATAATAGTTCTCTTGATGATTGCACTTAACTGCAATCATCAAAGACCGATTTAGAAATCTTCAATTAAGATTATTGATAGTCGCCTCCATGACCATAAAAAGTTATTCCATAGGTGCTGCAAAGATTAGCCTGATGCATGAGATCATAAGTACCATCGCTATAAATGGCTTTTACATCATACATACATTGATTGCTATTATTGCTAAATGTAATTGTGTCAAATGAACCACCAACAATATCTGAATCAAGAATATTACTACCCCAATATTTAGACTTTGCTGATGATACATACAGTTGAGTTATTTCTAACTCATTGTTGTTGTAAACTAAGAAGTCGCGTTTATCAAATGCAAAAGCATTTTGGCTAGTTAATGGTACTATTGGTAAAGCCAAAGTTGTTGCTAAAAGTGTATTGCCAAATAATTTGGTAAGCATAATAAACCTCTCAATCTGAGTAAATAAAAATTACAAAATTTTCCTCAGAAACGGTTAAGAAAGTTGTTTTTTGATTGATTAACCGTTTCTTTAATACTCAGATTAGGGGAAACAACTAGAGAATGCATTCACCTTTTATGCATATATAGATGCAGAGTTTGGATGGTGCGATCGCATGATGGTGCGTGCTATTGTACAGAAAACTGCAACGCCAGATTTTTCCAAGATGTGAATTTATATTGCTGAACAACTTCGACTCAAGATCAATTGCCCATTGGGTAATCGATACAATCCTTGCGGTTCAATAATTGGGTCGCCTTTTTTCCAAGGACGCGATATAGTTTTGATACCTCTCACTTCCCCAGTCGGGTAGGTAGAAACCAAAACCCCAGGACGATTAGTAGGCAAAGCACCAGAACCTGTAATAGTAAAAGAGTTTTCTTGTCGCTTAGTGCCACGTGAAATGCAGCTATTGGCAATAAGTGCGTTGGTATCGATGGCGTTCTGTGATAATTCGGTAAAGCTGTTTTGGATAGAACTGTTATCGGGTGTATTTATATTTGTTACACCCGCAATTCCTAATTCTGAACTTGCAGTAATATCACTTTTCTCTGTTGGTTTTGTCCGTGCTTCGATACCGAAGATACCTTGGGAGTTGATTTCGATATTTCCACCTGTTCCTGTAAAGGCATTAGCACTGATATCGCTGTTTTCGTTAGGAATTGCAACGATAAATTTTGAGTTGATATTAATGTTACCGCCATTACCACCTAGTTTTTCTGTTCCGGCGTTGGTAGAAATTTGGCTATCATTGCGTAGCAGCAAGTATCGAGCAAGGTTTAAGTTGATATTACCACCATCAGTTGAGGCTGCTTGAGCCGTTATTTGACTTTTATTGAGACCTAAAGTGTCAGCTTTGATGTTAATATCACCTGCAATCCCTTCACCTAAACTACTAGAACTGATTGTTACACCATCTCTTATAAAAATATTTCCCGCTTGAATATTAATATCCCCACCACGTCCAATTGCACCAGCACCAAGTTTGGTATTTATAAAACTATTCCCAGATATTGTTAGTGCATCACTCACATTAATATTTACAGTACCGCCAATACCTTTACCAAAGTTGCTGGCAATTACTCCAGCCCCATTGTTAAAAAACAATGACCCAGCCGTAAGAGTGATTTTTCCACCATTCCCCTGTCCTCTATTGCTAGTAGTTACTCCAGCGCCATTGGTGAAAAAAACCAATGGCGCAGAGATTTGGATATCGCCACCATTGCCCACTGCCCCTGATTCTACATTGGTGAATATCCCACTGTTTGTACCTATAAAAGAAATGCTTTCCTGAGCTTTGACAGATACAAGTCCCGCATTTCCCTCACCTCCGGGATAGAAACCCGCTTGCAGTTGCGCCCTATCAGTTAAGGAAATTGTTCTCGCAGAGAGATCAATATCACCAACATTTCCCTTAACTAGCTGTCCTTGAGGACTACCAATATTGCTTTCAACCAAACTATTATTATTGAGGGAGATATTGTCTTGTGCTTTTACTTGTATATTACCTGCATTTCCCTGTCCGATATTGCTGGTAGTTATTACAGCATTATTGAGTAAGAATGACCCAGATGTAATAGTGATTTTTCCACCATTCCCCTGTCCCGCATTGCTGGTAGTTACTGCTGCGCCATTAGTAAAAAAAACCAATGGCGCAGAGATTTGAATATCGCTACCATTGCCCACCGCCCCTGATTCTACATTGGTGAATATCCCACTGTTTGCACCTGTAAAAGAAATGCTTTCTTGAGCTTTGACAGACACGAGTCCCGCATTTCCCTGACCCCCGGAATAGAAACCTGCTTGCAGTTGGGCTCCATCAGTTAAAGAAACTGTTCTCGCCAAGAGTGAGATATTACCAACATTGCCCTTAGCCGTCTGTCTTTCAGGACTGCCAATATTGCTGAGAATAAAACTTTTATTGGCAGAGATATTATCTTGAGCCTCTAACAGTATGTTACCTGCATTCCCCTGTCCAGAATTTGAGGCTTTAACTATAGTGCCACCAGTAAAGAATAGAGAACTACCTTTGATATTGATATCTCCACTATTGCCTACGCCTTTTGTTTCCACATTATTAAAGATGGCAGCACTTGCAAGGGAAACAGCATTTTTTGCACGCACTGTTACATTCCCTACATTCCCAATTCCAAAAATTGAGGCAGAAAGTAAAGCACCATCAGTAAGTGAGAGTGAAGCAGCACTGATGTCGATGTTGCCACCATTACCCATACTTCCCTCTGCCACTGTGCTGAAAATGGCAGCATTTGCAAGGGAAACAGCATTTTTTGCACGCACTGTCACATTCCCTGCATTCCCAATTCCAAAAATTGAGGCAGAAAGTAAAGCGCCATCTTGTAATGAGAATGAACCAGAATCTATAGTAATGTTACCCCCATTGCCTTTTGCTCCTGGGAGTACAAAATTTCCAATTGCACTTCTATAACCTGCAACTTTGATGTCTCCCGTAGCATTAAGGGTAATATCTCCTGCAAGAGTTTCAGGTTTCTCTAAACCCGCCCCAATACCAGCAGCAAGGATACTACCGCCTAATATCTCTAAATTTCGAGCATTGATTGCAATATTACCGCTACCAGCACCTTGCACATATAGGGACGCTTGATTAGTAAGGGATACATCCGCTAAGGTCACATTTTCAGGGAACTTCAAGTTAAGATTATTGCCATTTAAACCCAGGGCTACAGTTCCTGCTTCTGCTAACCCTCCTAAGTCAATCTTCCCATCAGGAGCAAATAACATTCCCCCATCTAGATTGATGCTACCGCCGACTAAAGCCAAGCTTCTAGCAAGAGGAACTATTAAACTACCGTTATTTTGAATTGCGGCATTTTTATTAATTTGATTAAATAACAATGCCGAAGGATTAATAGTTAATAAGGGTAGTGCTTCTGGATTTGTCGCGCTAAAAACCCCCTGATTCCTAAACTGAATCCCGTTTGCTGTTGTCGCCACGAAGGAAGCTGGTACATACAAACTGGCATTTTTTCCAAATACAATCCCATTGGGATTTATTAAAAATAAATTAGGATTGGATGTAACACCAGCAGCATTGGAAATACCAAGAATACCAAAAATATCTGAGCGATTCTGACCTGTAACGCGAGCTAGAATATTTTGGATATTGTTGCTAGGGTTGACAAAATAAACATCTCGACCTTGGCCAACATTAAACTCTTGAAAGCTATGAAATAAGTTGGTTTGGCGAATTGCTCCACGATTAATTACATCAATTGGTAAACCAAAACTATCAAAAGATACAACAACAGAACTTTCAGTGCCAAGACTATTGTCGGGGATGATTTTACTCTGAGCAAAGACAGGTTTTTCAAAAAATGCGATATCTATGATAAGCTCCGCTAACGCAGTGAAGCATCCGAGCAATGCCACTACCTTTAAAGACCAAATCAAACTATCTTTCCAGTATATTTGAAAGTCTTTGGTTGATTTCATTTTTAATATTTGGAGGGTATTAATACTTAAATCATCATTCAATAATATCAGCAGAAGGCTTAGTCTCAGACAGTAATTAAATTAAGTTTGCTTAAGAAATACAACTGCTACACTCTAAATATTCATAACAATCCTCAAACCCACAGGAACCAAATCTCCGACTTCTTTGAGAAGTTGGGGATCTGCTGGTTACAGACTTTAACTACTTCCGGTTCCCAGATAGAAAAAATAGCAGTGGTAAATTGCAGAAAACTGCACACTTTAAAAAATTTCAGTTTTTTCTGCTGATTTCTGGTAATTTAAGCTAAGTACATATTTTATTTATGTGTATAAATATGAAAGCGAAAAATAAATATCTCAAAATATTAACCTCTTTGCGTTGGTGGATGCAGATGTTGCTGAAGGTGGGAAACATCTGTAAGAGACTAATTTATTTCTCTACTCAGCCACAACAAAAACCAAATCGGCATTACAGATTTATTCAAGTATTATTTTTGACAACTGTAATAACATATCTTTTGTTTGGACAAGTCGTATCTGCACAAACTCCAAATGTCACTGCATTAGTTGAACAAGGAGTTAAAGACTATAATGCCGGAAATTTTCAGAATGCGGTAAAACACTGGCAAGATGCATTAAATCAGTATAAAAATAATCCAGCAGCTACAGCGGTTGTAAATGAAAATTTGGCGCGTGCTTACCAACAAATAGGAGAAAATAAAGCAGCGATCGCATCGTTATCAGCAGCAATTAGTGACTATGGCGCTGTAGCAAATATCCAGCAAGTAGGACGCATGAAGTCAGAGCTAGCCCAAGTTTACAGCAATTTGGGACAACCCCGCAAAGCGATCGCACTTTTGTGTGGCAAAATGGCCGATAAAAATCAAAAGATAGAATGCACTCCCGAAAGTGCTACACAAATCGCCACAAAATACAACGATAAACGCGGTCAAGTTGCAGCCTTGGGAATTCTTGGTGAAGCATATCGCTTAATCGGCTATTACGACCAAGCAATTAAATCTTTGGAGATAGCACAACAACTTTATCCAGCCTATGACTTTTTGGTGTTAAATAGTTTGGGCAATGCTTACAAAAGTCGCGCTCAATTGCGAGAGTTACAAGCCGATTCTGCAAATAAAGCTGGCATTTATAGTAAAGAAAATGAATTTACTCAAAAGTCTATAGAAGACTATAATCAAGCTCACCAATATTTCCAGAAAAGTACAAAACTCGCCAGCGACCAAAAAGAATCTTTAGCAGAGATGCGAGGATTGTTAAATCTAATTCAGTTGGGTTCTCAGACAAATAAAAGCAAAATTATTAATCATGAGGAATTTAACAAAACCGTTAACGATGCTTTGAAGATTCTGGAAATTCTACCCGATTCAGCGACAAAAGTTTATGGAGCAATTGATTTAGCATACTTGCAGTCAGATGCTAAAGGAACTTCAACCTTTACTTACTGTCCAACTAACTTGATTTTACCAAATGCAGATGTATTAAGTTTGCTACAAAAATCAGTATTAGTGAGTCAAAATTTACAAGATAATCGTCTACTTTCTTATTCTAACGGTGCTTTGGGTCATTTCTGGGAATGTAGTCCAGATAATGAAAAAGCATTAAAATATACGCAAGCTGCTATCATCGCAGCAGATAACAAGTTGAGTGCAAAAGATAGTTTGTATTTGTGGGAGTGGCAAGCAGGACGCATTTTAGATCGACAAGAGGGAAAAAAAGAAGAAGCGATCGCATCCTATCAACGAGCATTTGATACCCTAGAAGATATTCGCAGCGATATTTTAACCGCCGAAAGGGATGTACAGTTTGACTTCCGCGATGTCGTGCGTCCATTGTACCGGAGATTGGCCCAGTCGCGTCTCGATTTGCTAGAAGTTGGTGCAAAGTCTACGACAGGCTACGTCTACGCAGATGAACGACAGGCGAAGGAATTATCAGCAGTAGTTAAAACTATCGATGCATTGAAATTAGCAGAATTACAAAATTATTTTGGCAATGATTGCATTTTAAGTGCCTTGAACCCTAAACAGGTGGGAGAACTCCTGAAGGATAATAGTGTCGCCTTTAAAAATACTGGGTTTTTGAGTTCCATAATTTTAGATGGCAAAACCGGGATGTTATTGCAGTTACCCAATCAACCAACTAAATTTAGGTGGATTGAAGACTCCAATCAACGAGGTGAAAGGAAAATAATTAGCAGTGATACCCTACAGAAAAAAATTGCCGAGTTTCGCACAGGACTAATTAAAGGAAAAGAAGAATTTAGCTACGATCCAACAACTGCGGCACAGCTTTATGATTGGATAATTCGCCCCTTTGCTGATGATATAAAACCGGAGAAAGTCAAAACCCTGGTATTTATTCAGGATGGGTTTTTACGTAGTGTCCCAATGGCAGCACTTTATGATAGGAAACAACAGAAATATTTAGTTGAAACCTATGCTATTGCTACAACCCCCAGCTTACGACTTACCACATCCAAAGCGCGCGATCGCAGGACAGAAAAGGCGTTAATTTTGGGTTTAACCCAAAAAGCCACAATCGACGGTAAGACTTTTGATGCGCTTTTTGCTGTTCCTGATGAGGTTAATGCAATTAAAAGTATATTTCCTAATCATACCGACCTGATGGATCGGGACTTTTCTCCTGAAAGTTTTCAGAAAACACTTGACAAAACCACATATCCTATTGTTCACATAGCTAGTCACGCTCAATTTGGGATTATTCCTGAAGACACCTTTATTGTCACAGGCAAAAACCAAAAACTTACCATTAGCCAATTAGAAAACTCACTGCGAAACCTCAACAGCAAATCGGATAGCGTCGAACTACTGACATTGACTGCATGCGAAACCGCAGTTGGCGACGATCGGTCTACACTAGGATTAGCAGGAGTTGCATTGCAAGTTGGGGTTAAAAGTGCGATCGCATCTTTGTGGAGTGTCACAGATGAGTCAACATCCGAATTAGTCAAAACCTTTTACACCAACTACCGCAACGCTGGCATGAGTATTGCAGAAGCATTGCAAACAGCCCAAATTAGAATGATTAATGCTAAAAAATTACCGCCATCTGAAGGGATAAACCCTAGTTATGACAATCCTGCGTATTGGGCACCAATGATTGCGATCGGTAATTGGCTTTGAAAGTAACACATCACCTCGGATCATATCATGTCCGCTTGATTACTTATTAAACTCGAATAGCCCCACCCCGCCAAAGCTATGCTTTGTCTCCCCTCCCTTTACTAAGGCTACGGTGTATACACAAGTCTGAAATAGCTGATTAACCGAGGCTTTACCCCACCCTAACCCTCCCCGTATGTATTGGGGAGGGAACAAGATTTTCCGGTTTCCCCCCTTTAATAAGGGGGGATTAAGGGGGGTAATTCGACTTGTGTGTACACCGTAGCCTTAGTAAAGGGAGGGGATTAAGGGGAGGGGTGAAATGACTGTGGGAATCATAACTAATTACCCGGACATGATATCATATCCGTTTAAGACTTATCATGAAAGCCTCAGGGGGAAAGAGAGTTTTCTGGTTTTTGCATAGATGCGATCGTCATAATCTTGTATATATTTGCGATCGCTTCTGGTGGTTGCTTCACCGATCTCAACCTCACTAAAGGCGATCGCTAAAAGACATCATGAGGTACTATGTCAAACAGGTAGCTTGTCCGCCAATATGGGCGTTACCCTGAAAGCGCAGTTTCAGTTCCAGAATCCCACGCTTTCATGCCTTGGGAGCGTCAAATTAACTCAGCGTGACGAGCATCCTTGCCAAACCAACAAGGAAGGTTCTACTTTTATGATTTTATTTGGCAACTCATCTTTTTACTCGTAAAATCGAAGACAAGATCAAGGTCAGTAGAAAAGAGTCCCTAAATTAATGAGTACGTTAATCAATCAGGGTGGAAGAGTTATCACGAAACCTCAGATGCTAGACCGAATAAACGATATCGGTTGGCAAGCTCACCAAGGTAGCGTTGCTGCGATTATTCAGCTATTGAACGAAAAACTAGCTAAGTCTGGAGTCAGAACTAGAGCCATTTTTTCTGATGGTGTCTTACAACTTCTGTGCGAGGCGGCTAGGGTTGAGCAACTTGAGCAAGCTTCTCTCGTAGAACAAATCCAGCAAATTCTTGAGTCCATTGCCCCGCGTCACATTCGCCGAGTTAATATCAACAGTCGGATTGTTCGAGAACAACAATTACTGTGGTTAAAAGAAATAGATAGCGATCGCGACAACCAATTACTTTGGTCACAGGAAATCGCCTTAATTCAGCCCAACATTGTAAAGCAACTAATTAAAGATTTCACAGAAGCTCAAGCTGAACTAGGAAAACCAAATTTCCCTAAAACTCAAGTTTCTCGTCCTTTGGTACTTATCAACAAAGAAAAACACAACAATAAACCTAAAACCAAGATATTAGCAGCAGTTGGTTTATGCTCGCTATTATTGCTTAGTTGGATTGTTTATGCCCAGTTAGGTAATAAATTGAAAAACCTAATGCAACTAGAAACTTCCAAATCTTTAACTACAGAAAAGACTAAAGAGACGAAGCCTCAAATAGCACCTCATGTTCCTAACAATAGCTTTGATCAGCCATCTGACGATCCATTTGCAATATCTGTGCGAATTGCAAATCTTGCTTCTACATCTGGGAAAACAGCTACAACCTCAACTCAGTGGTTAGAGATTGCTGCTAAGTGGCAACGGGCTTCAGATTTAATGAGTACGGTGCCACAAAACCATAGCCGTTATCAGGAAGCTAAAATTCGGACTCAACTATATAAGAAATATAGTGAGGCGGCGCAAAAAGAAGCAGATAAGAGTAAATCGTAGTCCAGTTTTGGGTGAAATCGTAGCGTTTTTAAACGCACTAGCTAGCAAAATAAGTGTATAGGCGTTTCGCCTTCCCGTAGGGTAGGAATACGGAGTCTAGCCAAATTTAATTCGCTACGAATTAGTTAAATACTGTACTTATTTTTCATTTCTTAAGAACCACTGCAAGCAAGAGCCAATTCTTCGCTCAAAATCAACTATATGTTAGTATTTCCAAAGCATAACGGGAACTAAGGTTAGGACTCAACTATTTAACAACGCTATAGATGTTATTAGTTATGAGTTTTCTGCTCAACCAAAATATCCACTCTATCTTGCATTTCTAGGTCGTATATCTCCAGACAAGGAGCGACATCATCATTAAAAGCTACTAACTATCAGATATAAAAGACCGCACGCAGCTACTCAACTTAATTGTTGCAGTGATTATTATTTATTTTTTTCAGCCCAGAGCGAAGATATTTAGCTAGGAAGTTCTTTTCGATAATATAACTAGTTGTATGGTTTTGAGGAATGAGATGTAGTACTTGTGCAATTAAATCGTTTAAGTCTGATGGTTGTTCACAGGATAAATATTGACCAAGCCAGATAAGGGCTATAACTTGTGCTTTTTCTTCTGAAGAAAAATCGTCTACATATTTATGTAGTACTCTGACTGATGTTCTTCCTGTCATTTCAAAATCTTCTAAATAATTAGACAATTTGTCTAGAAAAGTTTCTGGTATATTTACTTTCCCAAACAGTATATCTGATGACTTTGGGGAATAGATTAATTCAGCAAGCTCAATGATTTTATATACTTTACTA
This Nostoc sp. KVJ3 DNA region includes the following protein-coding sequences:
- a CDS encoding filamentous hemagglutinin N-terminal domain-containing protein, translating into MKSTKDFQIYWKDSLIWSLKVVALLGCFTALAELIIDIAFFEKPVFAQSKIIPDNSLGTESSVVVSFDSFGLPIDVINRGAIRQTNLFHSFQEFNVGQGRDVYFVNPSNNIQNILARVTGQNRSDIFGILGISNAAGVTSNPNLFLINPNGIVFGKNASLYVPASFVATTANGIQFRNQGVFSATNPEALPLLTINPSALLFNQINKNAAIQNNGSLIVPLARSLALVGGSINLDGGMLFAPDGKIDLGGLAEAGTVALGLNGNNLNLKFPENVTLADVSLTNQASLYVQGAGSGNIAINARNLEILGGSILAAGIGAGLEKPETLAGDITLNATGDIKVAGYRSAIGNFVLPGAKGNGGNITIDSGSFSLQDGALLSASIFGIGNAGNVTVRAKNAVSLANAAIFSTVAEGSMGNGGNIDISAASLSLTDGALLSASIFGIGNVGNVTVRAKNAVSLASAAIFNNVETKGVGNSGDINIKGSSLFFTGGTIVKASNSGQGNAGNILLEAQDNISANKSFILSNIGSPERQTAKGNVGNISLLARTVSLTDGAQLQAGFYSGGQGNAGLVSVKAQESISFTGANSGIFTNVESGAVGNGSDIQISAPLVFFTNGAAVTTSNAGQGNGGKITITSGSFLLNNAVITTSNIGQGNAGNIQVKAQDNISLNNNSLVESNIGSPQGQLVKGNVGDIDLSARTISLTDRAQLQAGFYPGGEGNAGLVSVKAQESISFIGTNSGIFTNVESGAVGNGGDIQISAPLVFFTNGAGVTTSNRGQGNGGKITLTAGSLFFNNGAGVIASNFGKGIGGTVNINVSDALTISGNSFINTKLGAGAIGRGGDINIQAGNIFIRDGVTISSSSLGEGIAGDINIKADTLGLNKSQITAQAASTDGGNINLNLARYLLLRNDSQISTNAGTEKLGGNGGNININSKFIVAIPNENSDISANAFTGTGGNIEINSQGIFGIEARTKPTEKSDITASSELGIAGVTNINTPDNSSIQNSFTELSQNAIDTNALIANSCISRGTKRQENSFTITGSGALPTNRPGVLVSTYPTGEVRGIKTISRPWKKGDPIIEPQGLYRLPNGQLILSRSCSAI
- a CDS encoding CHAT domain-containing protein, yielding MKAKNKYLKILTSLRWWMQMLLKVGNICKRLIYFSTQPQQKPNRHYRFIQVLFLTTVITYLLFGQVVSAQTPNVTALVEQGVKDYNAGNFQNAVKHWQDALNQYKNNPAATAVVNENLARAYQQIGENKAAIASLSAAISDYGAVANIQQVGRMKSELAQVYSNLGQPRKAIALLCGKMADKNQKIECTPESATQIATKYNDKRGQVAALGILGEAYRLIGYYDQAIKSLEIAQQLYPAYDFLVLNSLGNAYKSRAQLRELQADSANKAGIYSKENEFTQKSIEDYNQAHQYFQKSTKLASDQKESLAEMRGLLNLIQLGSQTNKSKIINHEEFNKTVNDALKILEILPDSATKVYGAIDLAYLQSDAKGTSTFTYCPTNLILPNADVLSLLQKSVLVSQNLQDNRLLSYSNGALGHFWECSPDNEKALKYTQAAIIAADNKLSAKDSLYLWEWQAGRILDRQEGKKEEAIASYQRAFDTLEDIRSDILTAERDVQFDFRDVVRPLYRRLAQSRLDLLEVGAKSTTGYVYADERQAKELSAVVKTIDALKLAELQNYFGNDCILSALNPKQVGELLKDNSVAFKNTGFLSSIILDGKTGMLLQLPNQPTKFRWIEDSNQRGERKIISSDTLQKKIAEFRTGLIKGKEEFSYDPTTAAQLYDWIIRPFADDIKPEKVKTLVFIQDGFLRSVPMAALYDRKQQKYLVETYAIATTPSLRLTTSKARDRRTEKALILGLTQKATIDGKTFDALFAVPDEVNAIKSIFPNHTDLMDRDFSPESFQKTLDKTTYPIVHIASHAQFGIIPEDTFIVTGKNQKLTISQLENSLRNLNSKSDSVELLTLTACETAVGDDRSTLGLAGVALQVGVKSAIASLWSVTDESTSELVKTFYTNYRNAGMSIAEALQTAQIRMINAKKLPPSEGINPSYDNPAYWAPMIAIGNWL
- a CDS encoding DUF3775 domain-containing protein, producing the protein MNFLLISKVYKIIELAELIYSPKSSDILFGKVNIPETFLDKLSNYLEDFEMTGRTSVRVLHKYVDDFSSEEKAQVIALIWLGQYLSCEQPSDLNDLIAQVLHLIPQNHTTSYIIEKNFLAKYLRSGLKKINNNHCNN